Genomic segment of Passer domesticus isolate bPasDom1 chromosome 4, bPasDom1.hap1, whole genome shotgun sequence:
ACCGGCCGCGCCCGCCGGGGCCCGCTGTCCGCAGTcctctctggctgctctccctccggcgtctcctcctcctcccgggCGCGTAGAGTCTAGAAAAATAGATCTGTACATCTCCGAAAGCGGCGGCGGGCGAAGCAGGCTAGACGGAGGCCTCCCCCTCCGGGGGATGCAGCAAcagcccgccgccccccggcTTGTGTTTCTTCAGGAGCTGCGTTATCTTCTCATCGTCCGAATTGGGGTCCAGGGGCTTGTTGTAGTCATCGTCCTCCTCCTCGTTCTCCGAGGCGCCCTTCAGCCGCTCCGTCTCCGAGTCCTGCTTCTTCTTTGCCGTCGCCATCTCCGCCGCGTGCTTCTTCCGCCACTTGGTCCGTCGGTTCTGGAACCAGACCTGCCCCCGCCGCCACCGTCAGCACCCCCGGCACGGCCACCTGCGGCGGCCGCACCGGGCCGCTCCCCCCGTGCCCCGTCCGTCCCCATCCCCGGCGTGCGGAGCGCTTTCCGCTCCGCCGCCCTTCGGGCAATTTCCCCGCAACGAAAGCGGCCGATCCCCGCGGCCCCGGCAGCCGCCGACACCCGGCCCGGCGCGGGGCCCACCCCGCAGGGCCAGCAGCCGTCCCCAGCCCCCCGAGGCCCGCTCCTGCCATCCTGCCTGGGGCAGCAAAACACACATTTGGGGCTGAttcctctcccagccccccTCCCCCGCCAGATGTATTTAGTCCCCGGCAGGGCGCTGCCAGAGGAGGGGGGCATTTTCACTGCGGAAGCTGCAATAATTTATTCGCAGCCATCGGGACGTATTTGCTGTGACAAAGGAGGCTCTGCGGATCAGACTGAAAGCGTGAGCACGGCCGAGGGGCCCCTCCGGCCCAGTCCGCCAAGCAAACGCCTCTGCATGTTCTCGGGGAGCTCAGCCCgctctcccagcccctcacacctccgcTTTGCCCAAAGCACAGAGTTTTTAACCAAAACGTAAGAGTGCGGCTGCGGCAGTGCGACACCCAAACACCACCCTTTCCCCGGCTTTCCCAGAACGCTGGCCACCCCATGGTGTTCAGGGCTTCTCAGTCTTGCTTGAGCTTGTTTGGTTCAATTtgattgttgtttttttaaagggtATAAAACAACCCTCTCGGCCCCGCAGTAAGGCAACGAGGGGAGAAATGCCGGTGGCTGCCGGGGAAGCCCTCGCCGTGTGCCCGCGGGCTCGGCCACGCCAGCCCGCAGCATCTCCGGCTGGTTCGGACGGGACCCCCTTTCCGCAGCGGGGCCCTTTTGTCCCCCGCTCCTCCAGCTCCGCAGCACTCGGtgcgggagctgctgctctcaccttTACTTGGCTCTCCGTCATCCCCAGGGAATAGGCCAGCCGGGCTCGCTCCGGGCCCGCCAGGTATTTCGTCTGTTCAAAAGTCTTTTCCAGAGCGAAAATCTGCTGGCCAGAAAAAGTGGGTCTTGTATGTTTTCTCTTTCCGTCCTTATCCAGCAAAATTGAGCCTTGATCTGGCGAAGGGAGGGGGGAGAGAAAGGGAAGGCAGGGACAGACAAGTTAATCTACGGATTTGGGAAAGCGCTTCACTCTCAAGCGGCCCCAGGGGACGGAGTGGTCCCTACGCGGGGGATGAGTGTGTAAGAACACTACTGCCTAAGCCAGGCGACAGCTCTGGCCTTTCGGCTCTCCctgattatttttcctttaaggaCCAAAAATCTGAGCGggcaaatgattttttttttctttaaaagccgTGCCCGGTGCGAGCGGGTGGTAGCAGAAAGTCCTGCTCGGGGAAAGTTTCTGCGCGCCCCTAAAGCCAACCCCGACTCCGAGCGTCCccagcagcggcggcggcagcgctgccAATTTCCCCTCGGAGAGCTTCGCTTTTCGCCGGCGATAATCGGCGACATATTACAGAGTTTTGCGCTGACCGAGGGGACGGAGAAAGCAAAACGAActtaagaaaggaaaataaaagaaatcgAGGCAAAGCCAGCCCCCTCGGCTACGGCCGGGCGGAGGGGCGGAAGGGTCTTACAGCGATGCCGGGCCGCGGGGACTCCCGCGCACCGGGACTCCCACCGGGGCTCCCCGCGCTCTCCCCCTGCTGCCCCGCCACGCTGGGTACTCACGGGGGGCGCAGGCCAGGCGGGCGTCCCTCCACGGCGGGCTCTGCATCACCCCTGGCCAGAAGATGGGCGTCCGGCCGGGCAGCTCGGCCAGCGGCTTGGGGTAGCGCCCGGCGGccacggcggcggcggcggcggcggccccggggctgaaGTAgagggcgggcggcggcggcggcggggggctgAGGCTGCCGAAGCGGGGCAGCCCGGCCAGCAGCCCGGCGGGCGCCGCCGAGGAAGCGGAGGGCGAGGCGGAGGCGAGCGCGGCGCCCGGCAGGGGCATGGAGGGCCGGCTGAGGATGTCGTTGATGCCGTGCGGGGTGGCGGCCGAGAGCTgcggcggggccgtgcccagcgccgagagcccgcccgcggcggcggcggaggcggcgggcgCCTTGAGGCCGGGGGAGCcgagcggcggcgagggcgagGCGGAGGCGGGCGAGGCGGAGGCGGACGAGGAGGAGGCTGG
This window contains:
- the NKX6-1 gene encoding homeobox protein Nkx-6.1, which encodes MLALGQMDGAPRQGAFLLGSPPLAALHSMAEMKAPLYPAYPLPAGPASSSSASASPASASPSPPLGSPGLKAPAASAAAAGGLSALGTAPPQLSAATPHGINDILSRPSMPLPGAALASASPSASSAAPAGLLAGLPRFGSLSPPPPPPPALYFSPGAAAAAAAVAAGRYPKPLAELPGRTPIFWPGVMQSPPWRDARLACAPHQGSILLDKDGKRKHTRPTFSGQQIFALEKTFEQTKYLAGPERARLAYSLGMTESQVKVWFQNRRTKWRKKHAAEMATAKKKQDSETERLKGASENEEEDDDYNKPLDPNSDDEKITQLLKKHKPGGGGLLLHPPEGEASV